Sequence from the Hemibagrus wyckioides isolate EC202008001 linkage group LG28, SWU_Hwy_1.0, whole genome shotgun sequence genome:
CTTTTGATTCTTGTTTATTTTCACCTTGCTTCTTGAATGCTTCTACAGCTATTATTACTACTCTAGTGAATACACACTTTCTGATTGGCTTGATTCGTTTCAGAAATCGCAGTGTAAAAATTGTTTGAAATGCAATCTAAATCTAACGAAACGTATGTTGGTCTTTTGGGAACTACAGTGGTACCTTGGTGTTTGACCTTAATTCGTTCCGTAAGTCTGGTCGAATACCGATTTGGTcgaaaaccaaattattttacCCCAAATTATTTTACCCTATAGGAAACAATGTAAAACTAAGTCATCTCGATAGTTGATCTCAGAACTTTCCTCTTGGCAACACTGATGCCtgattttccctttttttgagacatggctactgaaattataccacaaaagatagcgtggggttctaacacaagcactcacggatgatgctttcagaacagatgacccgTGTAAACTGCATCATCTCTATTGTCTATGCCAGGGTACGCCGCATGGAGAGCCTGTGCAGCATgagcgtcgctaggccatttttaggggagctttaacatttctactcagtctccctaaaaattctgcaattctccataaactgtacacaaatttgtGATCGGCTCAGTcctctttaaatttcatatgaaaacggcggcagagtttggctcctccccatctttcagcgcgttcttcaatccgcagactgcGGCGTCGCagagagaggatgtgtgtgtgtgtgtgtgtgagaagaacactcgtatttggcttgttcagtactcaaatgttgatagatattagatacacatctatgcaatacagtggaatgctgcaataattttaccatcctaccctgttagtcaaacgtttatttttatttattttttttatttatttatttatttatttattattttttactattataccctcattgggggctgagccccccttaaatgaataTTCATTATTCGATATTCGTTGaaatcctgtatgaaacaagaactGGCGTTCCTGACGGTCGAGTCGCACACCGAAAATATTTTCATACACCGAGGTCAAATTGACTCAAAAATTCAAATCGAATACCGAAAATTCAAACACAGGAGTGGTCAAGAACCAAGGTACCACTGTATATAAAACCTGATCTAGCCAGTATATAGCGATATATCTCTCTTGTTTCTCTTTACAGGTGTGGATTCAGGAGCGATTACCACTGGTTTCCTCTACTGAATACGGCACCAATATGCAGAGCGTTCAGCAGCTTGTTAAAAACCATGAGGTGAGATTCTGAGAAATAAATTTAAGACAAATTAACTGTGTTTTTTTAAGCAAATAATTATTTCCATGTGATTTGAGCACTCAATACGTTAAAGATCCAGTCCAGTTATTTTTATCTGAAATGGTGGAGTAGCTTGATGGTTTGACTGCAGCTTTCTTTGGATTTTTCTCTGGTCACTTGTGCAGGCATTGCAGATGGAAATGCAGGCCAGAAAAGGGCGTGTCGAGGAGGTGCTGGAGCGAGCCGAGGCAGTTGCCGCCCTTCGCACTCCCGAAGTGGAGATCATCAGAGAGGGAGCGATGCATGTGAGGCAGCTGTGGGAGGTGCTACAGATGGAGGGAGAGCGTCGTACCATGATGCTGGATGCAGTAAGCCACGCCCAGCAATACTACACAGAGGCAGCGAAGGCAGAGTCGTGGCTCAGCGGGCAAAAGCTACATGTCCTCAATGAGGAGAACGGCAATGTAAGAACAGAATAATAGAGTAATAGAGTTTGAATGTTTTAAAAACCTTTTTCCTCATGGTACAGCATCTGCCTCTTTCTGTATCTCCGCAGGATGAAGCGAGCACACTAAGGCTGCTGAAGGAGCAGTTGGCTTTAGAGCAGAAAGTGGAGAATTACGCAGAGACCGTGGGCTTCCTGTCTCAGCAGTGCCGCCGCATGCTAGAGCTGGGACATCCTGACAGGTAAATACCCAGCTGAACACCTGAACATGTAAACACTCCCCCTTCAAACACCTGAACAGGAAACTTCCCTTCAAACTGAAGGCTTGAACATGTAATCACTTGAGCAGTTAAAACACCTATTTAAACTTGTTACCTCACACCTGAACAGGAACACTTCATCCTTAATGACTAACACCAGTGACGCTCTAAATCAAAGCTGTTGGCTCCTCTCTTCAGTGAGCAGATCACTAAGCAGCAGGCTCACATCGACCGGCTCTACGTCTCCCTGAAGGACCTGGTGGAGCAGAAGAAGACCAAGCTGGAGCAGCAGTACTGGCTCTACCAGCTGAAGAAGGAGGTGGAGGCTCTGGAGAAGTGGATCTCTGAGCGAGAGGCTGTGGCAAGCTCCACTGAGCTCGGAGAGGACCTGGAGCATGTCACGgtcagtctctcacacacacgtacagtcGGCCTCATCTTTGAGTTTGTTGACAGTGATTGTGTTATGACCTTGTTGTGCGCAGGCGCTGCAGGAGAGGTTCACAGAGTTCCGGGCAGAAACGAGCACTGTGGGTCAGAGGCAGATGGACTCAGTGAACAAGATGGTGAACGAGATGATCGACTGTGGTCATGCAGACGCCGCCACCATCGCCGAGTGGAAGGACGGCCTGAACGAGTCGTGGGCTGACCTGCAGGAGCTGATGGAGACCAGAGCACAGATGCTCGCTGCCTCACACCAGCTCCACAAGTTCTTTACCAACTGCCAGGAGGTTGAAATATAGTCCACTAATACTCAAactcagccacacacacacacactgcattaaatcaaatcacctgtgtgtgtgtgtttaggtgctGGTGCAGATTGAAGGGAAGATGAGACAGTTACCGGAGGTGCGTTCGTGTCAGGTGAGCACCGCCAACCCTGGCACACTACAGAGACTGCTGCACTCCTTTGAACACTCTCTGCAGCTGCTGGTCTCACAGGTGaggaacacacacgcacacacacacacacacacacacacacatgaacatacacactgtccACACCTGCCAGCAGCCAGTGCTACTGAAGTGTGGAATTCTAACCAGTTCCCATTTCCCAGCAACTCTGATcgactctaatacactctaatatactgtaaaaCACTCTAATGCACTCCTTGCTTTCCAGTGACTTTAATTTGGCATTTATATCCCATTATTTTATTCTTGCCGTGTTCCAGTAACCTTCTGTAACATACACAGTGTTGATAAattcttaattctgattggttagaaggagTTGATTAAAAACAGCAGCTCAAACAGTAGAGCAGCTTTGTTAATGCACTCAATTTTATACcctatcgtttccatagtaacgatAGTGTGGCAGATGTTTTGTCTCTTACAACTCATATAATTTACATCGCATTCATTTACTGTAGCCATAGTCCTGCTAGAAAATTAAGGTTTGCAAaattaaagttgaacaaaaacatGACAATGTTGAATCTTTGACCCGATCAGGTGCGCCAGCTACAAGAGAACGCGTCTCAGCTCCGTGCAATCTACGCTGGAGAGAAGGCCGACACCATCTTGGTCCGTGAGCAGGAAGTGATGCGCGCGTGGAAGGAGCTCCTCGTGGCGTGCGAGGGCAGCCGCGTGCAGGTTACCACAGTGACGGACAAAATCCAGTTCTTTGCCATGGTGCGTGAGCTCAGCATGTGGACAGATGGGATCATGGGACAAATCGGCCCGGTTGAGGACGCACGGTACGAATCATTCCATCTAGgagattttattaattttctacaaTATTGATGTAGTAATCCTTGACTTCcaccatttttttaaatctgtactGATTTAATGCTTGTGTTTGAAGAGCCAGAGCCCCAAACACCTTAACCTTAACCCTCAGGTATAAAATGATAGTCggtctggataagggcgtctgccaaatgccagaaatgtaaaggtaatttgttttttcttgtgtCTATGTGTTTTAGGGACATGTCCACTCTGGAGTGCATGATCTCCCAGCACCAAAATCTGAAGAgtaaaatggaaaacaaaagcAAGAGTTTCATGCATTGTGTGGAAATGGGCAAGATGCTGCTCGCGGCACACAATCCTGCAGCTGAGGaggtacagaacacacacatagacacaatACAGGGTCTCCATTTTCCCCATGGTCCCTgtgttattctctctctctgtctgtctcttatgCGTGTAGGTAAAGGAGAAGTTGGAGTATGTGATGGCGAAGCAGAAAGATCTAAATGATAAGTGGGAGCAGCACTGGGAGAAACTCCAACGCAGTAAGCAAATCCTCATGCTGATAATTTCGTTACTGCAGCCTGGCTTGGTAAATGCAGCACGAAGCCCCTAACAGTTTGCTTTTCACAACCATAAATCcagtttatattttacaattttatcaAAATAAAGCCTTACTGAATTCAGACAAATTAATGACTGACTGTAATTTGTGAAAAATAAGTACATCAGCCTGAAAAGACATAGTTCTAATATTATTTAACGTTGTTCGTACCTACAGTGCAGAAGCGGTTACAGACTGCACATACAAGCAAGGCTGAAGGGACGTGGCATGCCACGAAGGAGTCGCTGAGCAGCGGTGGTGAGGCAGAGGGTGGGGCTGACGAGGTGGAGCAGCTGATTCGTCGACATGAAGCGTTCCGTAAGGCGGCAACTACGTGGAAGGAGCACTTCATCTCTTTACGACAGGTTGGCATGGCAACCAATAAATCACTGTTTACCTTCTACTACTGTGTCTATACATCAATCTGTCTAATCTACTCCTCTCTTATCTATCGTCCATTTTCCATCTGTTCATCTATGTTCATTTCCACTTGTCTTCTTACAttgattcatccatccatacatacatgttttcatccattcatctatccatctacttGAATCAGTCTATTTTTTAATCTATCTAAATTACTTTCTACCATCCATCCACTGACTCATCTATCCATCCCAGTTAATCACTTCACTGATCTATATGAACACCTGTACATCCATTCACTTATTCATCcattattccatccatccatccatccaactataTGACTATGCACTGACCCATCATTTACCTTTtcatatatctatccatccatccattcatttatctatCTTTATATCTTTCTGTTATCCATCCACTGATTCATCTATTCTTCTATCCATCACTTCAATTATCATTTCACTTGTtttaccatccatccattcatccatctatctactcatccatctattcatccactCATCTATTTATATAGCTTTCTACCACACATCCACTGACGTATGCATATATCCAAGTAACATGGTCTAGATCAAGTGCTGAGCCTTCTTATTCATTTAAAAGTACTGAATCCTGAGGGGATTTTGCTAGAAGTCACAGAGCATTTTTGTTACTTTAGGGGTTTTCGGGCTCAAGGTTACAGCAACAACATCATTTGGTTTACTTCCTGGTGGTTTGACTCATTGCCAGTAGGACTAACATCAGCAAACTTAATCAGCTTGACAGATGAGTCATTTGAATCACAGTGATTGGTGGACGAAGAGTGGGTGTAGCAGGGGGTAGAGGACACAAAACTTTTGGGCTCACAGATGCTGTATAATTATCTATATGATCTATCAAATGAATATGTGTTATAATATTTATGTTTCGACCATTTGTCTTCATTTTAATGTGTCCTGTATAACACTATCTCTCCTCCTAGGCAGAGAAATTGAAGGAAGAGCAAAGCAAGCAGTCCTCCACCTCATCTCTCCTCAACAGACAGATGTTTCCGTTGTCCTGCCTCGTGCCCAGCTCTTCCtcgtcctcctcttcctcgtcTCTTTTCCGGAGCCCTCTGCAGGACATGCTTCTTGAGTCCAAATCTGGTCCAGACCTTACACATACTCAACAAACTTTTTCCCAGAGGCTCGGATCTGCGCTGAATCCCTATGTTCCTGTCATGAATGGCTCCCCCTTCCACAGGCTCAACCAACAAGTCGGGGCACTGGGCACAAACAGCTCCAGTCAAACCGGATTAAACCAACAGGGTGTTTTGGGGTTGGACAGCTCGAGTTACACTGGCCTAAACCAAGTCGGCATGTTAGGGACAGACAGCTCGAGCTACACAGGATTAAACCAACAGGGTGTCACAGGAGCCAATGGCCTGAACCCCCTCAGTGCTATGGGTGTGACTGAACCCAAAACCACATTCGCCTGGCAGCAGCTCAAAGCTGACTTTCAGCCCAGGATCAACCACATGCACAAGGCTGTAGGTCCACTGATGGAGGCCCAGGCTGGGCACCTGGTCCCAGTGGGTGTGCCAATGGGTACTGAGGCATCCCTTGAGCTGCTCCACGGACGGCTGCAGAGAGACCCCCGTGGCAGCCGCTCAGACCCGCAGATGGACCACCTGCGCAGGGAGAGGGAGTACAGGCTCGGGCGTCACACCTCCAGCGAGCAAGAGATCCAGGCACGGCTAAATGAACTGCCCATGATTGTGCGCCAGGAGAGGCACCAAAGGCGCAAACTAGAGCGCCAGTCATCCAGCGAGCACGAGGGCAGCGGCAGGCACAGACTTCAGAAACAGGACTCCAGTGACCAGGAGTCTGGGAAAGAAGGGTCAGACAAGAGGCAGGCAGGGTAAGGCgagaatgtgtttgtttccACACATCTTTTATTACACTGATGTTAATTGCATAGGGTCTATATGCATTTGCAAGACTCTACCTATGAATTGTGGCTGTGTAGCTCTACGTCATCATAGCGCATGTTGTTAACCGAAGCCTAGCAGAATTCAGATTTTTACATGGATTCTGATTAGCCAGGTCGTATAGAAATAGAGGGATGTGGGACACCTAAACTGTCATTGATATTACTAATTcttttttggaaaaaatataaaatgtgtactCGTTTGAGCGTCACTCTCTTGCTGCCGTAGGGAAAAACGCTCCACCATGGCTGAGATTGTTGAACAGGTGCAGGAGAGAGAAGCATGCTATGTGAGTACTGATGCTTCATTCACTATAACACTTCAAGCCACTATAACCAATACACACTGCTTTCCTTCCTCTACCACACCTCATTCCAGCATTGTCCAGTAGGAAAACACTTACTGAtcctgtgtctcagtgtctagAAAAGAAACAGCTCTATGAAGCATCAAGTCTGTAAGCTAATCAGCAGATACTTTGGTGAATCACCTAATCACCTAGCATTCATCTGAAATACATATGAATTCTGAGTAAAACTTTTTGCATGTCTGAGACACATTCTTAACCTTCATTTTTAACCTTCTTTGATTAATTATCTCTGTCTCTTAGGCGAGGGGAGAGGTGTATCGTCCCCCCAGCAGTCTCTCTGCCCCGGTCTCTCGTCTTGACCGACCTCGAGCTCGTGATCGTCCAAAACCGCGCAGACGGCCGCGTCCTAAAGAACCCGAGGAGACGCGACGGTCACGGTCAGCGCCAGCTCAGAGTGCGCCAAGCACACCGCAGCCACCCACGCATACCGTTCACCAGGAGGGCTTCCTGTATCGCAAACACGAAGAGGAAGGCAAAGAAAAGAGCCCTAACAGGTATTACTAACATGCTGATTAGCACACTCTTTGCTTGGGTGGTAAAATGGACACCCAGAGGGAGTGAAAACGTATCTAATGGTATATGTTCCTCTCCATTTGCAGCAAGTCATGGGTGAACCTGTACTGCGTACTCAACAAAGGGGAGATCGGCTTCTACAAGGATGCCAGGAACACGACGACCCCGTACAACGACGAGCCGCTCCTCAACCTAGCCATCTGTACCTTCGACACCACCAATGGCtacaagaacaagaagaacGTCTTCATCCTGAGGTAAGACTCTCACAACACATTGAGCTCATGAATTCCTCACATCTAAACTGATGAGTtaaatcaggtgtgttaaatgaGGTGCTGTGATGCTAAGTAGAGCGAGACAGTGAGCTGTGCAGTACTAAGGTGCTCTAGGGTTCTCTAGTCAGCTCTGAGGGTATTAGAAAAACTAACATTACAGCAGGAAATGCTAACTATCTTAAACTGGTGATCAAGTCGCtgacgtgaggtgtgtgtgtgttttgacccACTGCAGGAGTGAAACCGATGGGGACTATATCTTCCTGGCCAAAGATGAGGTGAGATTAACGATGCGCCATCACAGCAACAGCAACCATTTTACGGAAAACATTTTGCACATCTTGTTTGTCTGGAAGCTTTTTTCTAAATCTACTTTATCTACTTttattcctctgtgtgtgtgtgtgtgtgtgtgtatgcaggagGACCTGAAGCGTTGGGTGAACAGCATAAACGCTAGCCTGAGCGAGATCGAGGAGATCGCCAAGTGGGAGAAacccaccacctcctccaccgaCCCTGACAAATCAGAGCGCAAGGAGCGCTCTGAGGGGGCGGAGCCATCAGAGAAGTCGGAACGCTCGGATCGATCGGACAAGCGAGAGGGGGAGAAAAGCTCCGAAAGCTCCGAAAAGAGGGACACTTTGGAGAGAGCGAGGATGGAacgaagagggagggagagaggagagaaggaaagaggggagaaggagaggggagaaagaggagagaaagaagagagaggagacagagacaaagagaggaagagagagagggagagggagagagagaaagagagggagagaggagatcGGAGTTCCAGAGGTTCGAGCACCTCGGGGAAAAGTAAATGATAGAGTCAactcatcaatccatccatccatctatcttccCATAGATCCACCaagagtggaggagaggagaagaacgAGTGCTTTTACTTCTCCCTCACCCCCATGATACGCTGGTGGGGTTTTCCTGTCAACACAGCGTCCAAAGAGAGCGTCAGCAAAAGTGTAGGGACGAATCTTGTCCTAAAATTagtaaacaaagacaaaaaaaatgtcccCTAGATATCTGAAAAGCCTTTTTAAAGAAAGCAATATGATGTGTGCAGTAGATGATTTAATATCTGATTCATATTCaccccctctgtgtgtgtgtgtgtgtgtaaaagcaggAGATGAGTGacaatagtgtgtgtatgcctcTGGGAAATGTGAAGACACTCAGGACTAGAGAAGACAGGAGAAACACTCACCTGTGGAACCGCACACACTTTATACGCTCCACCGATTAGATCGACGTTGTAACCCCGCTTCAGTTTCCGTACTGAGCCCATACTAACACATTCATTCAGCTCCAGTAAGAGTTTCTAGATGTAATCCCTGAAATATACATTTCCTGTACACACttactccaaaaaaaaaaagtagtcgATTGTTCAGGATATGTTCAGTGTCTGCAGTTTGCTTCTTCAGGTGTTTGTACCAGAGCTACGATGCTAACAGAGATATCACGTAACAAGAGCTTAAAATAAATCACCAGCAAATCATCAAATCAGTGTTTCTCGAATCCAAGTTCCCAAACCTCAGAATCTCTAAATAAAGtcagcacataaacacatataaaCTTGAGAATTTGTACTAGTAATGtgtggaaagttcaggaataatAAGCAGCCCGAagattatatacagtacacGTTTACTTCTTATTTTTCAGTTACTCGTTAAAACCGTGTTCTTTTCCTCTTCAGTGAGTTTAATAATCCGAACTTGGAGCTCAGAAGCTTCACGTGACTCCACGAGGAACTTTACCTCGCGTGAACACGGAACACTTCTCTTCCTCGTTAGCCTCGTATACTAAGGAAGCAAGCGTCACACACTGAACGTGTCTAAGGTGTTAACGGCGAGGATCATCGTATTCGTTATGAAGCGAAGGTTTATTTGGAAATGTTTAAGCGCAAACCAGCAGAGActatcacctcacctcacacttTTTATTCTGTTCAGTCTGCGTCACTTCACCTTCCAGGAGTACGggctgcagtgtgagtgtgtttgaaaaGAATTCGTCCGTGTAATCTGTAATCCCGAGGCTTTCGCAGCACATGAAATCGATGGTTAGGATTTTACTTGATATATCTGAGGAACGCAGAGAGTTCGGTCCCTGACCTCATCTCTCGCCGCCTTCGTCCTTTTGATTGTAAAATGACGATTAGCTTGAACAGGAGGTGCTGTGTTTGTGACATTGTTATGCGATTAAAGGTTAAACCTTGTATATATCTATAcatatctataaatatatttgtatgtatataacaGTAAACACAACTTCTACAAGCTACACTGAATTAAGCCAAactttcatttactttttattaatcAATGGAAATATAACGAGCTAACAAAGTATTAATCGCCTAAAGTGGTTTAGGACTTTATGACAAAGTGCTAAATGTGCATTTACATAGCCTTTGTAGACCCAcggcgtacacacacacacacacacacatttgagtCGCACTTTCAGGCCAGCCGACTCAGTAAGGCAGAAGATTCCCACCACACGGCAGCACcgtcacagagtgtgtgtgttttcgatgtctACGCAAAGCGTCTACGCTCTGAATGTCCGCACGtcgtcactctgtgtgtgtgtttcgaggTCAAGCTCGACCGTTTTTGTGGTTTTTTTCAGCACCGCATTTGTCGCTTTTTGGTTCTCCGTCTTCCAATTTTTTCATTGTGGAAAAAGTTTTGTACTTTTAAAATCTTAAAGCCTGAATGTTACATCACACTGTCTGTGATgagacaaacaacaacaacaaactccgCCCAGATCTGCACTTTCGCTTCCTGATAGACCTGTACTTCTGCTTTGagcatcttttattttatttagtcatGTGCCATAACAGttagcagttttatatttaatgaacCATGAAAAAATCCTAATGGTTGTGTTACAGTGCTgctgcatttgagctgcatctgtgattttatttatgcaCAAACATGCACAAGTCCCCATATGTGTTTCCTCACTGTATGGGGTTGCCAAAGTTATTGTCGGGTTTCTATTTAGTCACACAGAACGAAGTCTTGCCACATTTATCGTTAGCTGAATATCAAATTCCATTCAGACTAGCATGCAGCGAACCGCCGAGAAACGCTTGAACGGAGGTCTTCTCAATTCTGTGCACATGAGGAACACTGTAAAGCAACACGTTCTGACAACTGGCCTGAGTGACTCCATCCTAAGGACCATGAGGTCCGACATTTCTTCAGTTCTAGTATGGGGTCATGTATGACTCTGCCATAAACGTGTATGGAGACAGTATGAATCAATATAAAGAGATTAATGCTAGTGTGAATGTAGGGTACAGCTTCACACACTGACCAGATTAACACACTGTTATCACATACACAGCTGATATGGGGTCAGTTCATAAAGCTAGCTCTGAGATGagctctagtgtgtgtgtatgtgtgtgtgtgtgtgtgtgtgtgtgtgagagagagagagagagagagagagagagagaaagaaatgtagCACTGAAGGAGAATCAGTATGCCACAGATCTAGGCTCTGGAGAACAGCCCTGTTTctcctgcagagagacagaacatGTGAGAGACACTgtggaagaggagagagaaagagagatagagagagagggcaagatCTCAAATCCTGGCAAAGACAGCAGTGTGAAATGTAGGCCACCTGCTTTACCCATCACAGCACATTCAAAAGGTTCCACGTGCAGTCAGTTTGCTTTTCTCAGAGTGCCCTTGAGCGAGGCTTTACCTTTAAGTGCACTCCGAGAACACAAGCGTAAAGAACGTCTCGCGGGTTGTTCGTGAATTTGACATTCACGGGTGAGAAAAAGCTAACCGGTCCCCAGAATATTTTCTCAGATATTTTTAACACATCATTTTGTCTGTTTTAAAACAAGAGATGCTACAGAATCTGACCTGGACTGTGTCCTTCTCACCTGATGTTGGGGTCAtcgttcaaaaaaaaaaaagcacaatatcacaacaccaccTAGATGATTTGGAGATGACTTCTGTCCTGCAGTACCTTGGACCCGCCCCCTGGCCGCCCAGCCAAGCTCCTCGAGATTTATAGTTCAACCACAAGAGGGCGGTGATGCTCACCGATTCCAGGCTCCAGAACATTCTAGAGAAACTTTCATTGGAACGttctctctgacacacagagAGGGGACAGGCAGAAGGTCTCGGTCCGGCACTTTTTCAACTCCGTATCATCGCCGAGCTTGACCTCACCGCActtatatgtttgtatattcTGTTCGCTGCTGTACAACCAGACACGGCCACCACGGGTTTGTTTTTACGTGGCCGAGATTATGCGCGTTCCCCCGGACACCATGGACAAAAGCGGAGATTGCGGGCACGCGCACCTTTATCTGATCGAAAATAAACCATTTCTCACAAAGGAACGTAGAAGAAAACCACTAATACGTTGCATGAATGAGAACATAGTGGAGATTCC
This genomic interval carries:
- the sptbn4a gene encoding spectrin beta chain, non-erythrocytic 4, which translates into the protein MLMPREGGRDEAQKLHRKWMKHQAFMAELARNKEWLAKIEQEGKELIDEQPELGPMVHQKLKEMRECWTHLESTTKAKARQLFETQNHRTTDVPPHSLLDLDQHLSMLQDEPPPSSHSSHSSHTAYSAHTSPSASAAILSPRATFSQQLQRIQSMEAQMQLYPGLMQLKSNSGQSDVDGGDMLHRGPMGFEVQGSGDVAETRIVRLIEPLKERRRILLASKEMHQVTQDLEDEIVWIQERLPLVSSTEYGTNMQSVQQLVKNHEALQMEMQARKGRVEEVLERAEAVAALRTPEVEIIREGAMHVRQLWEVLQMEGERRTMMLDAVSHAQQYYTEAAKAESWLSGQKLHVLNEENGNDEASTLRLLKEQLALEQKVENYAETVGFLSQQCRRMLELGHPDSEQITKQQAHIDRLYVSLKDLVEQKKTKLEQQYWLYQLKKEVEALEKWISEREAVASSTELGEDLEHVTALQERFTEFRAETSTVGQRQMDSVNKMVNEMIDCGHADAATIAEWKDGLNESWADLQELMETRAQMLAASHQLHKFFTNCQEVLVQIEGKMRQLPEVRSCQVSTANPGTLQRLLHSFEHSLQLLVSQVRQLQENASQLRAIYAGEKADTILVREQEVMRAWKELLVACEGSRVQVTTVTDKIQFFAMVRELSMWTDGIMGQIGPVEDARDMSTLECMISQHQNLKSKMENKSKSFMHCVEMGKMLLAAHNPAAEEVKEKLEYVMAKQKDLNDKWEQHWEKLQRMQKRLQTAHTSKAEGTWHATKESLSSGGEAEGGADEVEQLIRRHEAFRKAATTWKEHFISLRQAEKLKEEQSKQSSTSSLLNRQMFPLSCLVPSSSSSSSSSSLFRSPLQDMLLESKSGPDLTHTQQTFSQRLGSALNPYVPVMNGSPFHRLNQQVGALGTNSSSQTGLNQQGVLGLDSSSYTGLNQVGMLGTDSSSYTGLNQQGVTGANGLNPLSAMGVTEPKTTFAWQQLKADFQPRINHMHKAVGPLMEAQAGHLVPVGVPMGTEASLELLHGRLQRDPRGSRSDPQMDHLRREREYRLGRHTSSEQEIQARLNELPMIVRQERHQRRKLERQSSSEHEGSGRHRLQKQDSSDQESGKEGSDKRQAGEKRSTMAEIVEQVQEREACYARGEVYRPPSSLSAPVSRLDRPRARDRPKPRRRPRPKEPEETRRSRSAPAQSAPSTPQPPTHTVHQEGFLYRKHEEEGKEKSPNSKSWVNLYCVLNKGEIGFYKDARNTTTPYNDEPLLNLAICTFDTTNGYKNKKNVFILRSETDGDYIFLAKDEEDLKRWVNSINASLSEIEEIAKWEKPTTSSTDPDKSERKERSEGAEPSEKSERSDRSDKREGEKSSESSEKRDTLERARMERRGRERGEKERGEKERGERGEKEERGDRDKERKREREREREKERERGDRSSRGSSTSGKSK